The genomic stretch CCGAGCAGCTCAACAACTCGCTGACCTGGCCGAAGACGAACGTGGCCGATCCGGCGTCCAAGGTCGTGATCACGGTGGCGCTCACCACGGACGCCGTCACCGAGGTCCGCAACGCGCAGTTCGACTTCTTCTTCAAGAAGCGGCACCCGAACATCGAGATCAAGCGCGAGTCCGCGCCCTTCGACCAGTTCCTCACGAAGTACATGGCGCAGGCGGCCGGCGGCACGCTGCCCGACGTGCTTTACAACCACTACTCCTGGACGCAGAACCTCATCGCCAACAAGGTCCTGCAGTCGCTGGACGACTACATCGCCAAGACGCCCGAGTTCGACATGGACGACATCCCGCAACCCGGGCTGGACTACTTCAAGCGGGACGGCGCCCTGTACGGGCTGCCCACCGACATGGCGCCCAAGCTGCTCTTCTACAACAAGGACCTGTTCGACAAGGCCGGGCTGAAGTACCCGGACGAGAGCTGGACGTTCGACCAGGTCTTCGAGACGGCCAGGAAGATGACCAGCGGGACGGGCGTGGACAAGGTCTACGGGTTCACGCCGATGCCGAAGCCGGCGCCCGACCTGAGCCCCGTGTACCTGATGCCGTTCGGCGGCCGCTTCCTGGACGAAACCGAGTCCAAGGTGCTGATCACCGAGCCGAACGCCAGTCAAGTCATGGGCCGCTGGCTGGACCTGCTGGTCAAGGACAAGGCGGTGCCGAGCCTGGCCGAGATGCAGGCGCTGGAGAAGGTCGATCCGTTCAGGGCCGGGCACGCGGCCATGACGATCAACGGCGCGTGGATCATGCTGGAGCTGTCCAAGCTGAAGGATCTCAAGTGGGGCGTCACGGAGGTGCCCAAGGGGCCGGAGGGCCGCACCACCCCGGCCGTGGGCAGCGCGCTGGTCATGGCGTCCTCGTCCCAGAACAAGGACGCCGCCTGGATCTACATGCACGAGTACCTGTCGGCCTCCGGCTACAAGTTCCGCCGGATCGCCGCCCCGGCCCGTCAGTCGGCGTGGGAGGACAACGCCAAGGCGCTCGGCATCCCGGCGGACTCGGCCGACCTGGTCAAGAAGGTCATGGCCGACTACGCCTCCGGCGACGGCGTGCTGCGGCTGCCGGCCAACAAGAAGGTCGTGGACACCGCCCTGCCGATCTGGGAGCGGGCGCAGCTCGGCAAGATCAACCTGGCTGACGCGCTGAAGGAGATCGCCGACAAGGTCACGCCCGTGCTGAGCGAGAACAAGATCGCATGACTGCCGTCAGTCCGCTGGCGCGTCGGGAGGCCCGGCGTTTCCACCTGTTCGTCTCGCCGTGGCTGATCGGGTTCGTGCTGTTCAGCGCGGGCCCGATCCTCGCCGCCGTGGTCCTGAGCTTCATGCAGTGGAACCTGCTGCAGACGCCGACGTGGGTGGGGTTCGGCAACTACGTCCGCATGTTCCACGATCCCGAGTTCTGGGAGTCCATCGAGAACACCGTGCAGTACGGCCTGGGCTCGGTGGCGCTCGGCGTGACGTTCACGTTCCTGCTGGCGTTGCTGCTCAACCAGCCGCTGCGCTTCCAGGGCCTGTTCCGCACGGTGATGTACCTGCCGTCGGTGGTGTCGGGCCTCGCCACCGCGCTGCTGTGGCTGAACATCCTGCACCCCGACTACGGGCTGATCAACAAGGTGCTGGCCTCGGTCGGCGTCCAGGGGCCCGGCTGGCTCGCCTCCCAGGAATGGGCCATCCCCGGGCTGGTGCTCATGAGCGTGTGGGGCGCGGGCAACACCATCGTCATCTACCTGGCCGGCCTGCAGGGCATCCCGAAGACGTTGTACGAGGCGGCGGAGATCGACGGGGCCGGCTGGTG from Nonomuraea polychroma encodes the following:
- a CDS encoding ABC transporter substrate-binding protein — its product is MNRRQMLALAVAAAALSACGDTRQQKQAAAPVKSGAQVIDPNRPSSDAWPFEEAEQLNNSLTWPKTNVADPASKVVITVALTTDAVTEVRNAQFDFFFKKRHPNIEIKRESAPFDQFLTKYMAQAAGGTLPDVLYNHYSWTQNLIANKVLQSLDDYIAKTPEFDMDDIPQPGLDYFKRDGALYGLPTDMAPKLLFYNKDLFDKAGLKYPDESWTFDQVFETARKMTSGTGVDKVYGFTPMPKPAPDLSPVYLMPFGGRFLDETESKVLITEPNASQVMGRWLDLLVKDKAVPSLAEMQALEKVDPFRAGHAAMTINGAWIMLELSKLKDLKWGVTEVPKGPEGRTTPAVGSALVMASSSQNKDAAWIYMHEYLSASGYKFRRIAAPARQSAWEDNAKALGIPADSADLVKKVMADYASGDGVLRLPANKKVVDTALPIWERAQLGKINLADALKEIADKVTPVLSENKIA
- a CDS encoding carbohydrate ABC transporter permease; the encoded protein is MTAVSPLARREARRFHLFVSPWLIGFVLFSAGPILAAVVLSFMQWNLLQTPTWVGFGNYVRMFHDPEFWESIENTVQYGLGSVALGVTFTFLLALLLNQPLRFQGLFRTVMYLPSVVSGLATALLWLNILHPDYGLINKVLASVGVQGPGWLASQEWAIPGLVLMSVWGAGNTIVIYLAGLQGIPKTLYEAAEIDGAGWWRRFWSVTVPMMSPVIFFNVVTGFIAALQSYVLILVMTEGGPGNATMVLGLYIYRHAFVYFDMGYAATLSWAMFVLVIVVTAIQFSLARRWVHYEFK